The following coding sequences lie in one Candidatus Bathyarchaeia archaeon genomic window:
- a CDS encoding archease, protein MLGESGGYRLLEHVTDALIEAWGTTLEEAFSQAGLALFDTMLHVKRVQPKTKVEIQTNGHDEKELLYNYLEELLLLFEVKRLALRSFVVSSITPTQAEIRLRGNASGEPYDRAKHNGKVEVKGITYHLMEIEKQAGKVTVRFLLDL, encoded by the coding sequence TTGTTGGGAGAGTCTGGAGGATACCGGCTTCTCGAACACGTAACGGACGCGCTCATAGAGGCCTGGGGAACAACCCTCGAAGAGGCCTTCTCTCAAGCGGGCCTGGCCTTGTTCGACACCATGCTTCACGTAAAGCGCGTGCAGCCAAAGACCAAGGTAGAAATCCAGACCAACGGACATGACGAGAAGGAACTCCTTTACAACTATCTTGAGGAGCTCTTGCTTCTGTTTGAGGTCAAGCGGCTCGCCTTAAGGAGCTTTGTTGTGAGTTCGATTACCCCAACTCAAGCCGAAATCAGACTCAGAGGCAATGCCTCTGGAGAACCCTATGATCGCGCCAAACATAACGGAAAAGTTGAGGTCAAAGGAATTACTTATCATTTGATGGAAATAGAAAAACAAGCGGGAAAAGTGACAGTCAGATTTCTACTCGATCTATAG